In Myxococcales bacterium, the DNA window ATCCTCATGCAGGTCGCGAACGCCGTGCACTTCGCGCACTGCCGCGGCATCGTCCACCGCGACATCAAGCCCGACAACGTGATGATCGGCGAGTTCGGCGAGGTGTACGTGCTCGACTGGGGCATCTCCGTCTCGCTCCACGACGACGGCACGAGGCGCCTCCCGCTCGCCTCCGAGGCCACGGACATCGCCGGCACGCCGCTCTACATGGCTCCGGAGATGTTCGGGGGCGAGCCGCCCGACGAGCGGACCGACGTGTACCTACTCGGAGCGACCTTGTACGAGGTCGTGGTCGGACATCCTCCTCATCGCGGGGGCTCGATCGTCGAGATCATGTCGAGCACGATCACGCCCGCGCCGGCCCCGGAGCACGTTCCTCCCGAGCTCGTGGCCGTGTGGCAGCGCGCGATGGCGTACGAGCGTGCCGACCGGTACGCGAGCGCCGAGGAGCTCCGCCTGGCGCTCCAGAGCGTGCTCGACCATCGGGCCTCGACGCGCCTGTGCTCCGGGGCCGCCACATCTCTCGCCGAGCTCCTCGGCGAGCTCGAGAAGGAGAGCTCGGCCGAGCGCCGCGAGGCGATCTACAACTCGTACGGTGAGTGCGCCTTCGGCTTCCGCCAAGCCCTCGAGGACTGGCCCGACAACGAGGTCGCCCGCCGCGGGCTCCGCGAGGCGACCGTGGCGATGGCTCGCTACGAGCTCGAGCACGAGGACCCTCGCGCGGCGCGCGTGCTCTTGGCGAAGCTCGACCCTCCTGCCGAAGACCTCGCGCAGCGGCTCCGTGAGCTCGAGGAGCGCGTGCGTCACTCGGCCGAGCGCATCGAGGCCCTGGAGCGACTCGATCGCGAAATGGACCCGAACGCGGGCTGGCGCGGTCGCGCGGCGCTGCTCGTCGTTCTGGGCGCGCTGTGGGTCGTGGTGCCGCTCCTCGTCGGCTCGTTCTACGCGGCGAGCCCGGACTACGCGTCGCTCTTCCCCGTCCCCGCGACCATGCTCGCGGTGGTGCTCGTCGGTGCGTTGACGCTCCGGCGCTCGATGATGCGCACCGCCTTGAACCGGAGCATCGTCGGCGCCGCGGCGCTCGCGTTCTTCGCGCAGATGGCGGTCCACGTCGGCTCGTGGCTCGGGCACGTCCCACCCGACGAGAGCCAGCGGTTCATCCTGTTCAACTGGTTCCTCATCAGCGCGATGATGGCCATCACGGTCGCGCCGAGGCTCGCGATCGGTGCCGTGGGCTACCTCGCGGCGTACGTGCTCGCGTCGCGGTGGTTCGGCCTCCGCTACGTCCTCATGGCGGGCTCGAACGCGCTCTTGCTCGTCGCGGCCTTCGCGGCCTTCGGGCGCAGGCGCCCCCCGCACGACGGGCCATCGAGGCGCGGCGAAGGCGCTCGCGAGGCGCAACCTCGCGCCGCAACGGATCGCGGTTAGGCGCGCAGGTCCCGCAGGACACCGCACCCCCTCATGGGCGCCTTCCGTCCGTGTGGCTGGGCCTCGAGCCATCGGTCGGGCCTATGGCACCCATAGGGCCCACCATCCTTTCGCAACGGGGAGGTCGTCGTTTCCCTATCTCCCACGCGTCCGAGCGGTCCGCTCGCGCGTAGCCCGAGAACCTTCAAGGAGACGACCTTCATGCACGTCCGCGCCGCCACCTTCGCCCTCTTCGCCCTCCCGTTCGCGCTCGCCCCGCTCGGCGGTGCCGGTTGCTCGAGCGACGCCTCGACCTCGGACGCCGGGACGAGCTCGTCGAGCACGGGGACCACCACGTCCACGGCGACGTCCACGACCCCGAGCGCGACGGGTACGGGGACGACGCCTCCACCGGGCCCGGCGCTCAACGGATGCACGACCTACTCCGACCGCACCGGTGACGCCGCGAAACGCGAGATCGCGTGGGGGTTCTCCGTGTCCTCGACGCCCGAGGCCTGCATGAGGATCAAGGTCGGTCAGACCGTCACCTGGAACGGTGACCTCGGGAGCCACCCCCTCGCCGCGAAGGGAGGCGACTCTCCGTCCCCGATCACGAACGCCGCGACGGCGAAGTTCGACAAGGCGGGCACGTACGGGTTCGTGTGTACTCTGCACTCGTCGATGCAAGGGGCCATCGTCGTCGTGGAGTAAAGAGCGCCCGAGGAGCGCAACCCGGTGCGTCGTACGATCGGGCTGCCTCTCTTCGTCATGGCTACCTGCCTTGGGCCCCGAGCGCTCGTAGCAGGTCGAGGTCGACGCCCGAGAGGTTCGTCATGAGCCGCGCGCGGCGCGGAGCTTCTCTTCGAGGCCCATCTCGAAGAAGGCGCGCAGCTCCTCTCGCATGGCCAAGACGCGCGAGGTGCCCACGTATTTGCGCTCGATTCGCTCCGTGAACCTCTGCGCGGCGCCGTTGGCCAGGCGGTACCGCTCTCCCTCGTGGGTGCCCTCGTCGTGCACGTAGGACACGCCCTCGTAGAGCCGCCGGCGGAGGCGCTCACTCGACGCTGCCGAGAAGCCGGACACGCCGTGAGCGAGCACCACGTACTTGTCGACCTCGGCCTGGATCTCGAGCTCGAGCTGGGTCGTCTCGCGTTTTCGCTCGGCGCGCGCGGCCAGGTACACGAAGTGGCTCACGCCCTCGATGATCTGGCAGAGCGGGTCGAGCGCGCGGGTGTCCGAGTCCGCGGCGAGCTTGGGGACCCGAAGCTCGATCTCGAGGGCGTCGCCTGCGTCGCGAACGAAGACGGCCTCGCGCTCCTCTCCCTCGGCGAGGGTCACGAAGTCGCCGACGTGCGGCAGCTCGCCGAGCCGGTAGAGCCGCGAGAGCCCTGCCTTGACCCGCTCGGCGAGCGCGATCTCTCGGATGAGCCCGGCGCCGTAGCCGTCGAGCCTCCGCACGTCGTCCGTCACTGGAAGACCTTCTTGCCCTTCGGGGTAGTGAAACCGTGGGCCGACAGCGCCGAGGCCAACGTCTCGCTCTGGGTCTTCTCCCAGCGCTCGTACATCTTGAGGATCCCGGTGACGCCCTCGGCGCCGCGCGCGAGCGTGAGGTTCGCGACCTCGCCGACGAGCGCCACGAACACGTCGAACTTCCGCGCGAGCTCGGCGAAGATGTTCGGCCCCGCGTCTTCTTGGCCCCGGGTGAGGAGGCTCCCAGCCGACTCGTACGCGCGCGAGCCGATCGTGACGATGTACGTCTGGTCCACGCCCCGCCGCTCGAAGTGGTCGAGGAAGAAGCCGCCCGTGTAGAGAGTGCCGTCGCCGAGCGCGCGCAGCTTGGCGAATCGCTCGGCGAGGTCGTTCGTGTGGAGCGCCTCGTCGAGCAGGAAGGCGAGCGGCCGATCGAGCGTGGCGCCACGTTGGGCGTCCGGTTTGGCGAACTCGGAGAGCACCCCCGCCAGGTAGTGGGTGGTGCCGCTCGACGCTTCGACGCGCCGCGCCTTCATGGCGTCCTCGAGCGCGCCTTGAAAGAACCCTTCGAGCGAAGCCGTGGCCAGGATCGTCATCGCAAACCTCCTCGTGTCTCCGGCGCTTCCAGGGCGAAGCCCGGCTCCTTCGAAGGTACGGTGCGGCGCGTCGGCCGGCAATTTCGTCAACGTTCTCGATGGTTTGCCGGTGCTTTGATGGTGGCGCTCGGGTGTCGCCGCTGCCAACGGGGGCAGGGCACACACGTTCAGCCCTTGGATGGAAGAAAAGCGCAATATTTCCGACTGGATAGAGAAATCGCCCGCGCTTCGGCCGGGGTCCCTTGACGGTTCTGCGCCAGCGATTACGTTCGCGGCGCTGTCAGCACTCACACATCTCGAGTGCTAACAAACGTCACCGGCCGCTCCCGCGGGCGGGGCAACCGTCACGCTGGGAGCCGAGACCGCCTTTTTGGTGGCCGCGGCCACCGCAAGAACCCGAAACTCTCAGGAGTCACGAACATGGCCATTCGTCCCCTTCAGGACCGCATTCTCCTCAAGCGCGTGAAAGAGGAAGAGAAGACCAAGGGCGGGATCATCATCCCGGACAGCGCCAAAGAGAAGCCCATCGAGGGCGAGGTCGTCGCCGTCGGCAACGGCAAGGTGCTCGACGACGGCACCGTCCGTCCGCTCGACGTGAAGGTCGGCGACCGCGTGCTCTTCGGCAAGTACTCGGGCACCGAGGTCAAGATCGACGGCGAAGAGCGCCTCATCGTCCGCGAAGACGACATCTTCGTCGTTCTCGAGAAGTAACTCGCCCCTTCGCCGCCAGGAGGCCGTTCGCGTGCTCAGCGTACAGAAGTACGCTTCCGGGCGAAGACCTCCCCTTCCTCCCAGACTCCGTGGGCCGCATGCGCGAGGGGGAGCGCTCAAGGCTCAACAAGTTTCAGCAGAGGTATCGCACCATGGCAGCTAAAGAGATCGTCTACACCGAGAACGCTCGTAACCTCATCCTCGCCGGCGTCAACGCCCTCGCCGACGCGGTGAAGGTCACCCTCGGCCCCAAGGGCCGCAACGTCGTCATCGAGAAGAGCTTCGGCTCGCCCACGGTCACCAAGGACGGCGTCACCGTCGCCAAGGAGATCGAGCTCGAGAACCGCTTCGAGAACATGGGCGCCCAGATGGTGCGCGAAGTCGCCTCGAAGACCAGCGACGTGGCCGGCGACGGCACCACGACCGCCACGGTCCTCGCCCAGGCGATCTACCGCGAGGGCTCGAAGCTCGTCGCCGCCGGGCACAACCCGATGGAGATCAAGCGCGGCATCGACGCGGCGGTCGCCACCCTGACCGACACGCTCAAGAAGATGGCGAAGCAGACCAAGGATCCCAAGGAGATCGAGCAGGTCGGCACCATCTCGGCGAACGGCGACAAAGAGATCGGCGAGAAGCTCGCGCAGGCCATGGAGAAGGTCGGCAAAGAGGGCGTCATCACCGTCGAGGAGGCGAAGAGCGCCGAGACCACGCTCGACGTCGTCGAGGGCATGCAGTTCGACCGCGGCTACCTCTCGCCCTACTTCGTGACGGACCCCGAGCGCATGGAGGCCGTCCTCGAGGATTGCTTCATCCTCATCTCCGAGAAGAAGATCTCGAACATGAAGGACCTCCTCCCGGTGCTCGAGGCGATCGCGAAGCAGCAGAAGCCGCTCCTCATCATCGCCGAGGACATCGAGGGCGAGGCGCTCGCGACGCTCGTCGTCAACAAGCTCCGCGGCACGCTCCACTGCGCCG includes these proteins:
- a CDS encoding protein kinase — protein: MTRSGDDEHARVTSELAFAATIMPTVESVKPWTLGTLDHLRSASPSDGVVAGVELGPVLGEGGMGIVRAATQRSLGRDVAVKTLRDDQNHGLAVSKLLREALITGALEHPNIVPVYDLGLDPRGTPMLVLKRISGVAWRELLEAPELVKRRFGAADPLEWHLRILMQVANAVHFAHCRGIVHRDIKPDNVMIGEFGEVYVLDWGISVSLHDDGTRRLPLASEATDIAGTPLYMAPEMFGGEPPDERTDVYLLGATLYEVVVGHPPHRGGSIVEIMSSTITPAPAPEHVPPELVAVWQRAMAYERADRYASAEELRLALQSVLDHRASTRLCSGAATSLAELLGELEKESSAERREAIYNSYGECAFGFRQALEDWPDNEVARRGLREATVAMARYELEHEDPRAARVLLAKLDPPAEDLAQRLRELEERVRHSAERIEALERLDREMDPNAGWRGRAALLVVLGALWVVVPLLVGSFYAASPDYASLFPVPATMLAVVLVGALTLRRSMMRTALNRSIVGAAALAFFAQMAVHVGSWLGHVPPDESQRFILFNWFLISAMMAITVAPRLAIGAVGYLAAYVLASRWFGLRYVLMAGSNALLLVAAFAAFGRRRPPHDGPSRRGEGAREAQPRAATDRG
- the groES gene encoding co-chaperone GroES: MAIRPLQDRILLKRVKEEEKTKGGIIIPDSAKEKPIEGEVVAVGNGKVLDDGTVRPLDVKVGDRVLFGKYSGTEVKIDGEERLIVREDDIFVVLEK
- the groL gene encoding chaperonin GroEL (60 kDa chaperone family; promotes refolding of misfolded polypeptides especially under stressful conditions; forms two stacked rings of heptamers to form a barrel-shaped 14mer; ends can be capped by GroES; misfolded proteins enter the barrel where they are refolded when GroES binds), whose amino-acid sequence is MAAKEIVYTENARNLILAGVNALADAVKVTLGPKGRNVVIEKSFGSPTVTKDGVTVAKEIELENRFENMGAQMVREVASKTSDVAGDGTTTATVLAQAIYREGSKLVAAGHNPMEIKRGIDAAVATLTDTLKKMAKQTKDPKEIEQVGTISANGDKEIGEKLAQAMEKVGKEGVITVEEAKSAETTLDVVEGMQFDRGYLSPYFVTDPERMEAVLEDCFILISEKKISNMKDLLPVLEAIAKQQKPLLIIAEDIEGEALATLVVNKLRGTLHCAAVKAPGFGDRRKEMLKDIATLTGGQVIAEELGLKLENVTISDLGRAKRVSLDKDNTTIVDGAGEKDKITGRISEIRAQIEATTSDYDREKLQERLAKLVGGVAVVKVGAATETEMKEKKARVEDALHATRAAVEEGIVPGGGVALIRAQASLDSLKLSDEQMFGVKIIRRSIEEPLRQIVGNAGLEGSIVVNKVKEGKDDFGYNAATDTYGNLLGMGVIDPVKVVRTALQNAASVSSLMLTTECLVAERPKDEKPSAGGGHEGHGHF